In Cardinium endosymbiont of Dermatophagoides farinae, the sequence GGCGTACTGCGTTTGTAATGGTCCAATTCATCTACAGGATTATAGGGAATAAGGTTTACATGAACCAAATGGCGTTGTTTACGCGCTAAAATTAAATTGGCTAGCTCAAAAGCAGATGATTCTGAGTCATTTATATCTTTTAGTAGAATATATTCAAATGTTACGCGTCTGTTTGTTTGATCTAAGTAGTAATCAATTGCTTCCATCAGTTTTGCTATGGGAATGGCTTTATTGAGTTTCATGATGCGTGTACGCAGTGGGTTATTGGCTGCATGTAGCGAAAGGGCAAGGTTTACCTGTAGGCCTTCATGTGCAAAGGCTTTGATTTTTTGGTCTAGTCCACTGGTAGAAACGGTAATATGTCGTGCACCAATAGCAAGACCTTTGGGATGGTTGACCATACGTATAAAGCGCAAAACATGGTCGTAATTATCAAATGGTTCTCCAATACCCATTACTACGATATGGCTGATTCTTTTCTGTGCTATATCCAACTTTTCTTGCATGTGGACTACCTGTTCAACGATTTCACCTGTTGTTAAATCTCTTTTCTTGCTTAAAAGACCGCTGGCACAAAAGCTACAACCAATATTGCAACCCACTTGTGTGGTCACACAAATCGATAGGCCATAGCTATGTTCCATTAAAACGGTTTCAATTAAATGGCCATCTCTGAGTTTAAATAAAGACTTGATTGTTCCATCTTTTGCATATTGCACCTTATCTTCTACCATGGAGGCCAGTGAAAAATGCTCATCCAAGCGCGACCTGGTCGTTAAGCTTACATCGCTCATTTCACTAAAGCTGCTGACACGTTTTTGGTAGAGCCATTTCCAAATTTGGGCACCCCGAAAAGATTTTTCACCTTGCGCTTCCAACCAAAGGGTTAACTCCTTGTCGGTTAAATTATAAATAGATGGTTTTTGAGACTCGATTGTTAATGGTAATTTTGAAGCTGGTCTATGCTCGTCCAATGCAGTTGAGCGCTCTGGCGACTGCGCTTCTCGTGAAAATTGCGCATCACAAATCGCTTGCGAAAGAGGTCTAATAGATGGTTTTGGTAAAGTGCTTGCTGAATGGTTTAACATATAATCTGTGTCGGTCGAGGTTAGGCCAGTAAAAAAAGATGTTAAAACGCTCCTTTGTTGGTTTAAATTGGAAGATCCAATTTTCTACCAAGCCAACAAAAGCATCGACTATGAATGTAGCAAAATTAGTAAAAATATATGATGCCACGGATGCATTTTTTACAAAATGTATGGAAATGTTCATTAAACTGTGTCAAGGCCATAAAAAGTTATAAATTTTTTCGAGAATATAGATTTATGATTTTTTCCTATACTAGGATCGAAAGTAGGAACAAGATGTTGCATTAGTGTCACTTCATTGGCTCTATTAAGGATCATATCTTTGGTCAAGTGTGTAGTATGGCATGCATGATTGATTTTAAGATTTGATTCGAACAGGTCTAGGTTCTATTTTTCAGGTGTCCAAACCTCAAAAAAAATAAATTTTTTAGCCTTCTTCGGGAGGCTTTTTTATATATTCTTATATTTTTATACACCCTTCATAACTTATTTACAGAGGATTCCTTCATTAAAAGACTTATTATTAACCCAGTAAACAAGTGAAAATTTAGTTTTTGCTAGTAATCCTTTAGAACACAATTCTAAAAGACCTTTATTGGTGGATGATCTAGTTTTATATCTCATGAACTTGCTAAAATCATCTATATCAAATAACAATTTACCATCCTCCGGGATACCCTTATGAATAATATATTTTATAACGTTTTGAGCTGGTTTCGACAAAGAAATTAAAAAATCTAAATCAATAACCCTTTCTGACCTACCTCCAATAAATGGGTTAGATTCAAATTTATCAAGACCATCTCTCATAGAGTTTTTCATCATAGATTAACATCTAAAAGTTCAGTACAGATTAATTCTCGATACATACTACAATTGAATAATAAGATTTATACTAATATCTCGTAAAACTAAAAAAGAAAAATTAGTTTTCTAACGTTACTTTGTATAGATACAATTATAATAAAATATTTTATAAAAAAATAATTTTAACTATAAGAAATATATCCTATGTATCATACTCCATTTAATTTATCTAGTTAAAAAACAACCAGGTGTTAAAGAGATGGAATATACCACACCTTATTAATATGTAGAAAGTATACGGTAATTATGCACGTATTGAGTATGTACAAAAAAGCACTTAATAGTAAGGAAATAGATTGAAAAGTAGTGCTATTAAAGTTATATGTGATCAAATAAGGCCAGATAAATTTTAGAAAAAGGCCAGATAAGAAAATACAAAATAACTTCACTTTCAATGAAAAAAGTATTAAAAAGGCCAGAAGGCCAGATAATATACTTGTATATAATTCGATAAGTTATTAGATATATTCATATATATGTGTCCTTAATAACTATGAATTATATCTATAAATATAATTTATCTGGCCTTCTGGCCTTTTTAATATAAAAACGTTGTATATGAATGTTTTAAATGGGGCTAGATATTAATACATATTTAGCCCCTATCTGGCCTTCTGGCCCTATTTAAAAACGTTTAATACGCCTTAAACGCTTTTATAACTTATATTATATTAAGTGTTTCTAATTAATACTTAACTAAATAATTTATAGTACACTTCAGTTAACATAAATAAGACTGGATATGAATAATTTATATGTATATTTCTATATACTTTCATATATATTATTCTATAACACTTCAGCAGACACTTCAATTAACACATATATAATTGATTATGAATAACTTATGTATTTTCATATGTCTATTTTTATAAAAAGACACACATACACATATATTGAACTGATAATCAGCTTAATAACTATCATACAAGTGTCTTCAGAAGTATCAACGGAAAATAAGCACATATGGACACATACAAGAGATACCTTCCCTCTCTTAATCGAAAGAAATCTCCATACCCATCACAGTCGGCCCCCTTTCGCGTTGCTTACGCAACCCGTGTTCCTGCCCACTAATCACTAACTCCTTTTGAAGTTTTCTAAGCATTTCTTGCCTTCCTAAACCAGATACCAATTCTTCATTCCAGTCTTTAAACTGAGAGGGCATGGACGATCTACAGTTTACCCGACACGTACCAGCTAATTCACGAACTTCCCTATACATCTGCCTCCCCGCTTTATCACTATCAAAAGCCAGCATTACTGACTGTCCATTCTCCCTAGCATTAGACAACACATTCTCTAGTTCCTTTTTAACCCCTTCAGATAAACTACCACAAGTAGAAACATACATAGTACCTTCCGAAGGCTTATGGATCTGCTTATAGCTCAAAGCATCTATAGGCTTTCTGAGACCACAATATGCTTTACGGGTAGACCACAAGACTCAACCAAGACAGACAACCCACGAGGAAGCCCTTTTTGGAAGTATTTGGTGCTATTAAAAAATCCGTCATCTGATATGGTACCTTTAACATCAAATTGATAACTAATGGTGCTGCATATAGTACCTTTTCCGCTACTATCTATGTCCCGGTATAAGGCAAATACAGCTTGGTTACCTACCTTAACACCTGCATAACACCCATAAGTAACCTCATCAATACCTCTACAAGACAGATAATTTCCTTTTTGATGCTCAACAACCCTATCAAACGCCTCTTGAGCGATATATCGTTGAGATAAAACATCTCCTATTTCTACAGAAAATGATTTTTGATCCTTAACGATACGATCGTCTAAATGTCTGCTAGACAGCCCACAAATACTCTGATAACTAAATCCACGTTTTTGCATAAAATCCACAATGGTTCCTTTTTCTTGTTCATCTACTAAAGATTTATACATCCAATGACCATTCTGATTAGGTCCATTTTTAATCAAAATTTTATCACCTTCTTTTTCCATAACGGCCCAGGCTTTAGAGCTTTTTTCTTTGTCTAAAACATAACCCATAGAAGCAGCATGTTGAATCAGGTTAACTTCATGCTTGACTCTTTCTAAATCATTATTAATGCGATGCTCTATAAGCGTTTTATGAGTATTTCTAGAATAGATAACTTCCTGTTTAAGACCTCTATTTTCTTCTTCTAAGGAACGAAGCTTATCCTGTACGTTTTCTAACGCCTCTTTGGCTTGTTCACGATGAAATGGATTTAAGGTGTTTATATACTTAGTTTCTGCTACCAACTCTCTTTCAATTTTATTGATGCTTTTGTAGTATTCTTTTGAGGTAGTGTGTTTTCTACCAGTTAATGAAACTTCTATGCCACGTTCTAAGCCAAACGGAGCCATAGCTTCCGCATACCTATTTTGATATCCTTGTAATTTAATAGTGCCGTGTCGATAATGTTTAGCGTTTAACCTTCCATCTGGAGTAATTGGAACTACTACACAATGAATATGTGGTGTTCTTTCATCTCTATGTATAGAAAATCGAACAATATTTTTTTCTCCACCAAATTCTCTACAAGCAAAATCCCAATTAGCTTGTTTCCAATTTTCAAATAACTTTTCATTAGATTCTATTTCTTTCATGCGATCACGACTGCCAGTCATAACCAAACCTAAAGCCTTAATAGCATCCAAACGAATAGATTTAGATAGCTTATAACCTTCTGATATCCTTTGCTCAACAAGTTCAGATAACGATTTACCTCCTGTATCTACCCATTCTTCGTTTAAGTATGTTCTAGAGGGATCTATATGTAAGCCTAGTTCTGAAGTTAGATTCTTATCTTCTTCATCTTCAAATACACCTGTTTTTTTAGCTTCCTTACAAGACCTATCTATATGTTTACCGATTCCTATTAAACCTTTCTGATATCCCTTAATATTAAATGTTGCGAACGCCATACCTATAAATGCATCATGCTAAACATACCCAACCTTCTTTCCCATTTGCTTGACCTAAAATACCAAGCATAAGATAACGATAATTTGCTAGAAACGAATGGTCCTTGCGAAGCAAGGATTAATAAATAAACCTTACTAAAATAAGGCCTTGAAGACAGCAAGCTAATGGGGGAAAAGTTGCTCCATTCAAGCGTATGATCCCTGGAATATTATCCTATATTTACACCATGAGTCGTCGCTTAAATTATTGCTAATTATGGCAGATAAAATTAAAATAATAGTCGAAAAACTGATTAAAGCAGGTGTGGATATGAATACCTTTCTAAAAGCATCTGGATCGTCTATACAGGAAAAAATAGCAGAGATAAGTCAATTATATACTGCTCGAGTAAAAAAACCAAAGCATAAAAGAAAAATGGCAAAATACTAATGGACTATTACCCATGTTAACTTTTTATTTTTTTCTAGCCTTATTTCTATTTCAGTTACTTTACTGGATGAAAATCAGTAGAATTTGTATGAATGACCGATACTTGAAATGGGCAGTTGATTTAATATTCTATTCAGGGTTTGGGTGCTATACCCGCCTGGTTTTAATAGGGTCTATTTGTTTTCTAGCATGGAATAGATTAAAGCTATTTTTATTAAAATCTTTCGGTAAAAAAAATGGGTTTACGTCTACAGTATTACTCTTTTTATGGTTAATATTTACCTGTTGTTTTATATCCTTTGAAAGGATATGTATTTATTTATCCAGGTATGATTTTATAAAATCACGTGAATGGTTAACACCTTATCTATTTATACTGTTTTTTAGTGCTTTTGCACTTCCATTTTTGTTTAATAGAGGTATAAAACCTTCCATAAAAAAAGATAAAAGTTCAATTATTAGTCCTAAATTTTACGATAAAAAGTCACCTTTTAGCATTGCTTTACCTACTAAAAACGGTCTATTACCCATCAATAATCCTCAGAGAGGAATTTATATACTAGGCGGTCCTGGAAGTGGTAAAACTAGATATGTTTTAGAACCCATATTATATGAAATGATCCAAAAAGGTTATTGTGGACTTGTATATGATTATGATTTCGAAGGTACTCCAATAGATCCAAAAAGAAGCTATTGCTTATCTAAATTTGTATATAATTGCTATTTAAAATTACCAGGAAAAAATAGGGAAAATATTACTTTTAAGACGATTAATTTTACGGATCTGAATAAAAGTAGTCGAATCAATCCTATTGATCCTATATACATATCGGATAGAGCCTATTTAGAAGAATATGTAACCGTATTATTAAAAAATCTTAATCCTGGCGGGAAAGATGATTTTTGGTATTTAAGTACTAAATCCCTTCTAAAAGGCATTATCGCTTACTTATCCAACCAGGCAAAAAGTTGTTGTACGCTACCACATGTGTTAACATTATCTACTAAGCCTTTTGGTAAAATATTAAGTTTAATAGAACAAGACCCAGAAGCCTATTCCTATGCAAGTTCCATATTTGATGCTTATAAAGGCGGTGATAAATCATCAGGTCAGTTAGTAGGTATCATAGCAAGCTTTAAAACAAGCTTACAACCTTTAATTGATAAGAACTTATTTTGGGTATTGAGTAAAAATGAAATAGATTTAACTATCAACGATAATATTAATCCAACCATACTCTGTATAGGCAATTTTCCACCTGCCAAATCAGCTTTCAGTCCAGTTATATCCCTACTGATTACCATATGTTTTAAATCTATGTATGGGCACAATAGAACGAAGAGTTTTGTGGCCATAGATGAACTACCTACCTTATACATCCCAGGTCTTTCAGAAGTCCCAGCTACGGCAAGAAAGTACGGTATTAGTACCATTTCTTGCATACAATCGAATGCCCAACTAGAAGATACCTATGGAAATATAGGTGCTAAAAAGATACAAGGTACCCTAAGCAATCAATTTATGGGCAACTGTGGTGTGGAGTCTTCTAGATATGCCAGTTCCATATTTGGAAAGGAAGAACATACGATCAAGTCTACAAGTTCCTCAGAAACCTGTCACAGTAATACTCAAGGTCATCACACTACGCATGGTGAAAATATCACTATACATGAACAAGAGTTGATCAAACCTAATGAGTTTTCAAGTTTTGGTGTGGGATTTTTTGCGGGGAAAGTAGTAGAAAGTGATAATGTATTTTTTCAGGAACAGTTCAAAGAAGTATCGTCCTATGACAAAAACTTTAAAAATGAGTTATTAGAAGATTTACCAGATGTTACAAAGGTCAGTAATGAAGATAATGCTATCTATAAAGACAACTGTCCTCTTTATAGTGCTGTATGTAATGAAAACGAAGATACGGTTGCCTTATTACTCTCTCATGGTGCTAAAGTTATCTTTCAAGGAGATGGCAAATCAAATATTTTAGACGCTGTACGATATAAAAAAAATGATGCATCTAAAAGGATATATAATCTTTTGGTCTCTAAACTTTCTCCTGAGGAAGTTGCTAGACTGAATGTTCAAGAAAAAAAAGAACAAGATATAAATGAGGTTAAGAATGAAAGTACGCCTCTATTATGGGCTGTTATAGATAATGATTTACCTAAGGTGAAAGAACTTCTAAGCTTAGGCGCTAATCCAAATATAGCTAACGTGCATAGTAACCCTCTTGAGGTGGCTGTACGTAATAAGAATAAAGAAATGGTTTCTGTATTACTCTCTTATGGAGCGGAGGTAAGATTTGATAAAGATGGTGATTCAAGTGTTTTTAATTCTTTAGAGGTCAATAACAATCAAGAAATCCTTGATGTAGTTCTTTGTCATTTTGCTGATATCGGTAAGAAAGATTCAGTGGGTTTAACTCCTATTCATTGGGCTTGTAGGGATGGACACCTAAATGTAGTAAAACATATTTTAGATAAATCACCTTTTCTGGTTCACAATACAGATAATCCTTACAAATTCACGCCACTTCATTGGGCTGCCAGAAGAGGGTTTAAAGAAATCGTTGAACTGCTTATTGCTAGAGGTGTCAGTAAAACTGCTAAAAGCAAGAGTGGCTTTACATCTTTGATGTTGGCTATAGCTAATAAGCATGAAGCGTTGAAATGTATCCTTTCTCCAGATGGTTTTTCAAGACATTCAAAATTGGTAGACAAAGATTGGCAGTGTAGTATTTGTATAGAAGGCGTACAAGATTCTAGGGATAAAATATTTCCTGTTATCCCGTTGGATTGTGGTCATAAGTTCCACTTCAGGTGTATTACTATGCATGTGTTGAACCAGCATGACAATGATCAAACCATTAACTGTCCTAATTGCCGTGGTAATCTATCAGCAGATATGATTCAAAAAATAGTTTCTAGTGCTACTAACCCAACCATGAGTGCATTTAGTACGTTAAATGCAGTTAGACAAAAAGATATGAAAAAGTTGAAGTTTTTATTGGCAAAAGGTGGCAATCCAAATGAGTCAACCGTTACTAATTCGGCTTTAGAAGAAGCAGTTCGTCAGTCTAATTATGAGATGGTCTCTTTGTTATTGGACTATGGTGCTGATCCTACATACCAAGACCCTAGGACAAATAATACGCCTTTGCATTATGCAGCAGATAATATGTTTTTTGAAAGAACTAGTCAGGATGTATCTAACAAGATATTCATAGCCCTTATCAAACATGGTGCTATAGTAAATATGCAACGATTAGGATCAGAAAACCGTGAAACACCTAGAGATTGTGTGTGTACGTATGATGATCCTCTATTTGTTTTAACAGAAGCTGGCGGAATTCGTTCAGGTTGGTTTACTGATATTCAACCTGCCTTTGGCTTGTCAGGTGATAAAACTATATACAAAATTTTGTTTGGACGAGATCCAAAACAGGACACCTATCATGCAAAACTATAATTATGTCTAATCAAAAAATAATAACAAGCCTTTTCATTTTTTTAGGTTTGACTTTTAGTGTATTTGGTAAACCGAATAGGGTTTATATCTTGCAAAGACCTATTCATACACATGGCTGTCATGGGATAGAAGTCAATTATGGGGTTTCGCATAAAATGCATGGGGTTTCTGCAGGCTATGCATATCACATTAATGAAATATGGCATATGAAATTATCTGGTGGTTTTTCCAACAAAAACCTCTTAACGGTATACAATACTTACCACTATAATTTGTTTAATCATTACGAATCTATCTTTCTGAATGTTTTAGTAGGATGTCAAGGAGTTATAAGTTTCATCATGCCTGTTGGGAGCATTGTGCTAAACGTTTCAATATAGGCGCCCAATTAGGTTTAGAGTTGGAAAAATATATCACGGATTATTTGCTTTTGATATTACTAGCAGAAACTCCTATTTCCTTGTTGGATAAAAATGATGTGTTTAATTATCGATTTTCGGCAGGATTACGTATTACCTTTTAAAGAATAGCTATTGATCTAGTCGAAGCAATAATGTAGCAAATAGTTTTACTATGTACTATTAACCCAATATAACGAATATATGGTTAATTAATGAAAATGAGAACTAAAATGAGAAAAATAGCATCCCCATCATTTATTGTTGCTTCTTTATTTTTTTGGTCTTGTACAGTGGCCTTTAGACAGCAATTTGCCGACGATATTATTTGGATACCAAAGCATGAATATGCCTTGTTGCCAGAAAAAGGTGTAGCACCTGTTTTAGCTGAGAAAGTTCCTGTAATCTTGAGTATTAAGTTTGACGACACATGGAATAACGATAGGTCTAACAAACCCAAAGCTCCACATAGGTATGAAAAATGGGATGTTAATCCAGAGGTTATCCAGTTTCGTATTAAGGGTATTAGGGTTGAAGGTGGCGAAGGAAAACTGTTCAAGCGTGTTGAAATAGATGGAAAATGTTCTATAGGTGAGCCATTTAAAGTAGGTAGTATAGTCCAGCATGGCGAAATACCCCTATATTATGTACCCAATGAGAAAGACACTTGTCATACACATAAGGTAAGTATTGATGCCATCATATTGACTTGTGACTTTAACAGGGAGGGAGGAGATCCTATAACCTGTTCGCTAAGGCTAGATGAGCCTCCTTATGATTTAAAAGCAAGTGCCAATGTTAAGGTTATTTATGTAGAAGACAAAGAGGATACACCTATTAACATTAATATCAGTTCATCCAACGTATTAGCATCGTGTCAAAAATACCGATTGGTTAAATGGTGTGTGACAGATGGCCAGGGTACTATGTATGTAGATACAGGATCATGCAAAAAACCAATATGTAGCAATGAACCGCTTAAGTTTGGCAGCAATACACTCTTCTACGCTCCAAAACCTGGTAGTGATGGCACCCATACCATTCATTCATTTAACAGTAGGCAATACTAAAGGTGATACCACACAAGACTATTCTTTTTCTGTTAAAGTTCAAGATCATAGAATTGAAAACTTTACAGCAGAACTTTCTATAGTCTCAGAAGAAATACCTTTGTTACCGTTTAAAGATAGGGTATGTAAACTTAAGATCAGACCATTAAGCGATGCAGGTAAAGTTCTTAAATACCATATTAAGGCCATTAAGCTGAATGGAGGTAAGTTCATTTTAGGCAAGGATTCCATAAAAGAAGGAACGCCCCTAACAGTAGGGGTCAATACACTAATGTTAAATCCATGTGGTTATGTTGGTGATTTAACGCCTTCTATCACCATAGTAAATGATAAGGGAGATGAACGTGAAGTAACGCTTAAACATCAATTTATTGTTAAAGATCCATCTTTTAAAGTAGTGGGTAGTTTAGAAGGTAGTGTTGAGAATGGTATGGATAACAGACATATCAACTTAAAGATTATTGCTCCTTTTAATACTACAAGTGATAAGTTTATTTTGTCAGATTATCGTCTATCAGGCGGTATAGAAGGTGATTTACTAAAAATAACAGGAGAACTTGTTGAACCAGGTGGTATGCTTTCAGTAGGCGATAGTGCATTTAAATTTAGGTTAGGTGATATAGATCAGTTATAGATAAGATTGATGGTGCACCGAAGCTGTACTTCGACATTACCTATCCAGATGGCACACATCATGAAACAGAAGCTGTAGATCTTTCTATTTTCTTATTTGAAACATTGGCCTATAAGATAGAGTCATTATCTGAAGATAGTAAAGAGCTTTATAAACCAGTTGTTCAGGACTATAGTTTAAATCCAGAATCAGCCTTTCAAAATTTACAGGCTATAGAACCAGATTGGTATAATAGACAATCTAACCTACATAATATACTGGTTTATATGCAGCATGATACGGCTATTGCCCCTCAAGCTATGGATGCACTTACTAGCCTACAGACACTCAAAAGTGATACTAAAGATAAAGTAAAGACTAGGGTATTGACCACAAGGTTATTAAATGATTGGCATAAAGAAATGAATCATATTAACGCTAACCAAGAACCAGATGGTCGTAAAATACATACAGAAATACTAGAAAAAGAGCTTGGTGCTTTTTCTGATATATTTCGATCATGTAGAGATACTCTAGGTATGGAAGATGTAGTACAATCGTTAGATGATATGCTTGAAAAAATTGAGGGATTAAAAGTAGAAACAGCAAGATTAGATACTAAAAAATATGAGAAAGAATCAGAATACAAAAATTTCCAAAGAACAACCAGGAGTGATATAAAAAATGAGAGAGAAACTAGAGAGGCTGACGTTAGTATTTTAAAATCTGAAGACAAGCGTTTAGGAAGAGAGATAGAAGAGCTATGTAACAGTAGGGATGAACTAGAGTCTAAAATAAGAACCCATGATGGTAGTATTTCTAGATTAAACTCGTTGATGAACGAGTTAAGCAAGGTTAATAGTGATCTGCGTTCTAAGTGCAATACATTACAGTTATGGTCCGGTAAAGTAAATAAATATATTAAAAGTGTAAATGAAAGATTGTACGATAAAAGAGATAAAATGGGATGCACGCATATTTGGGAAAATTTTGAAAAAGATTTTTGTTAAAACATATATCTAAAGTGTAGTAGTTAAGATTTAATCTTACAGGCAGTAAAAAATTATAGTTTAAACTTGTCAGTTAAGTCTAGTTTGTCAGACATTTCTTCAATATAGGCGATTTGATTATTTTTTCAAAGACTAATTTTTTACTGTCTTCCCAAGTTTGTATAGGTGTTTTACCGTAACAATACTTTCCAGAATGGGGTCGCTCATGATTATAGTAATGCAACCATCTATCTAAATCCTCTTGCAAATCATCTAGATTAGTATAGATTTTTTTACGCATTGCTGTATCAAAAAATTCCTGCTTCATTGTTTTATTAAAACGTTCACAAAATCCATTGGTTTGTGGTGAATAAGCTTTAGTGACAGTATGTTCTATGCCTTCAATGCTTAAAAATAACTCAAAAGCATGATGTTCTATTTTACCTTTATACTCAGTACCACGATCTGTTAGAATGCGCAAGATTGGTACGCTTTGCTCTTGATACCAAGGTAATACTCTATCATTTAACATATCAGCTGCTGTTAGAGCTGTCTTATCAGTATAGAGTTTTGCATTAGCTACTCTAGAATAGCTATCTATAAAGACTTGCGTATAAACTTTACCTATACCTTTAAAGTTACCCACATAATAGGTGTCTTGACAGCCTAAGTAACCAGGATGTTCGGTATCTATTTCTCCACATGCCTCTTGTTCGTTTCTACGTTTTTCTAATGCTGCTAGCTGAGAGTCAGTTAAAACAAAACCATCTTGCGCCATCTTAGCTTCCAAAGCTTTAAACCGTTTCTTTATGTTGTTCAAGTCATTACGTAACCAGATAGATCTTACGCCACCAGGAGAGACAAGTATACCTTGTTGCTTTAATTCGTTAGATACCCTAAGTTGACCATAAGCCGGATAGTCTATGGCCATATCTACTACTGCTTTTTCTATATTAGGGTCTACTCTATTAGCTAGAATAGGTTTCTTACGGCTTATTTCATACAATGCTTCTTGACCAACTGTCTCATACAAGGATTTAAATCGGTAATAGCTATCTCGGCTATAACCCATATTTTTACACGCAGAGGATATGTTACCTAACGTTTTAGCTAGTTCTAATAAGCCTAATTTCGGTTTAATGATTTTTTGATGTAAGTTCATAATAGTTATAATTTATATCCATACAATTTAACAATTGTAAGACTAAATCTTAACTACTACATTTAAAGAGCTGATTTCAATAAAAATTTTAAGGGATCTTGACTAGAAAAACAAATATAAGTACATTGCTCTTCTAGTCAAGATCCCTTTTTTTAATAGAGAATCTAATTTTTTATTTCCTATACTTTAAATTAAAGGATAGGTGCCTCCACAAAAAATACCAAAAATTGATTTACACACTTAATGGGACAGGGCCAGGTACACCCATACATTTGGGTGTAATATGAACAGAAATGTTTATTTTTGAACACATTTTTCAAACTTATTAAAAAATTTATCCAAAAACTCTGAAAAATCTTTAGCAAAATGTACGAGATTACCAGAACTATCTACACAAAATACATGGCCTAAATTAGAATTTTTTTCTAAATTTATACAATATTGAATATCTTGATCTTTAGATATTAACCAATAATTTTTCTCATTTCTTCCTAGTTTCTTAATAGAACGATGAAATAAAATTTGAGTTGATGTTATGACATTAACTTTCTTGTCTATATTACTTTCCTTAATCTTATCATCTAGATATTCATATTCACTAAGTTCACATTTATATATATCGAAAGATGTACGACATATAGATCCATATTTATTTAAAAACTCCTTATACCCTTTCAATTCATATTGATC encodes:
- the mobV gene encoding MobV family relaxase, producing the protein MAFATFNIKGYQKGLIGIGKHIDRSCKEAKKTGVFEDEEDKNLTSELGLHIDPSRTYLNEEWVDTGGKSLSELVEQRISEGYKLSKSIRLDAIKALGLVMTGSRDRMKEIESNEKLFENWKQANWDFACREFGGEKNIVRFSIHRDERTPHIHCVVVPITPDGRLNAKHYRHGTIKLQGYQNRYAEAMAPFGLERGIEVSLTGRKHTTSKEYYKSINKIERELVAETKYINTLNPFHREQAKEALENVQDKLRSLEEENRGLKQEVIYSRNTHKTLIEHRINNDLERVKHEVNLIQHAASMGYVLDKEKSSKAWAVMEKEGDKILIKNGPNQNGHWMYKSLVDEQEKGTIVDFMQKRGFSYQSICGLSSRHLDDRIVKDQKSFSVEIGDVLSQRYIAQEAFDRVVEHQKGNYLSCRGIDEVTYGCYAGVKVGNQAVFALYRDIDSSGKGTICSTISYQFDVKGTISDDGFFNSTKYFQKGLPRGLSVLVESCGLPVKHIVVSESL
- a CDS encoding ankyrin repeat domain-containing protein; amino-acid sequence: MKISRICMNDRYLKWAVDLIFYSGFGCYTRLVLIGSICFLAWNRLKLFLLKSFGKKNGFTSTVLLFLWLIFTCCFISFERICIYLSRYDFIKSREWLTPYLFILFFSAFALPFLFNRGIKPSIKKDKSSIISPKFYDKKSPFSIALPTKNGLLPINNPQRGIYILGGPGSGKTRYVLEPILYEMIQKGYCGLVYDYDFEGTPIDPKRSYCLSKFVYNCYLKLPGKNRENITFKTINFTDLNKSSRINPIDPIYISDRAYLEEYVTVLLKNLNPGGKDDFWYLSTKSLLKGIIAYLSNQAKSCCTLPHVLTLSTKPFGKILSLIEQDPEAYSYASSIFDAYKGGDKSSGQLVGIIASFKTSLQPLIDKNLFWVLSKNEIDLTINDNINPTILCIGNFPPAKSAFSPVISLLITICFKSMYGHNRTKSFVAIDELPTLYIPGLSEVPATARKYGISTISCIQSNAQLEDTYGNIGAKKIQGTLSNQFMGNCGVESSRYASSIFGKEEHTIKSTSSSETCHSNTQGHHTTHGENITIHEQELIKPNEFSSFGVGFFAGKVVESDNVFFQEQFKEVSSYDKNFKNELLEDLPDVTKVSNEDNAIYKDNCPLYSAVCNENEDTVALLLSHGAKVIFQGDGKSNILDAVRYKKNDASKRIYNLLVSKLSPEEVARLNVQEKKEQDINEVKNESTPLLWAVIDNDLPKVKELLSLGANPNIANVHSNPLEVAVRNKNKEMVSVLLSYGAEVRFDKDGDSSVFNSLEVNNNQEILDVVLCHFADIGKKDSVGLTPIHWACRDGHLNVVKHILDKSPFLVHNTDNPYKFTPLHWAARRGFKEIVELLIARGVSKTAKSKSGFTSLMLAIANKHEALKCILSPDGFSRHSKLVDKDWQCSICIEGVQDSRDKIFPVIPLDCGHKFHFRCITMHVLNQHDNDQTINCPNCRGNLSADMIQKIVSSATNPTMSAFSTLNAVRQKDMKKLKFLLAKGGNPNESTVTNSALEEAVRQSNYEMVSLLLDYGADPTYQDPRTNNTPLHYAADNMFFERTSQDVSNKIFIALIKHGAIVNMQRLGSENRETPRDCVCTYDDPLFVLTEAGGIRSGWFTDIQPAFGLSGDKTIYKILFGRDPKQDTYHAKL
- the rlmN gene encoding 23S rRNA (adenine(2503)-C(2))-methyltransferase RlmN — encoded protein: MLNHSASTLPKPSIRPLSQAICDAQFSREAQSPERSTALDEHRPASKLPLTIESQKPSIYNLTDKELTLWLEAQGEKSFRGAQIWKWLYQKRVSSFSEMSDVSLTTRSRLDEHFSLASMVEDKVQYAKDGTIKSLFKLRDGHLIETVLMEHSYGLSICVTTQVGCNIGCSFCASGLLSKKRDLTTGEIVEQVVHMQEKLDIAQKRISHIVVMGIGEPFDNYDHVLRFIRMVNHPKGLAIGARHITVSTSGLDQKIKAFAHEGLQVNLALSLHAANNPLRTRIMKLNKAIPIAKLMEAIDYYLDQTNRRVTFEYILLKDINDSESSAFELANLILARKQRHLVHVNLIPYNPVDELDHYKRSTPKTIHDFVSTLRAQGIHAVVRGEHGTDIDAACGQLRSKQLKHKPNA
- a CDS encoding toprim domain-containing protein — encoded protein: MSYKQIHKPSEGTMYVSTCGSLSEGVKKELENVLSNARENGQSVMLAFDSDKAGRQMYREVRELAGTCRVNCRSSMPSQFKDWNEELVSGLGRQEMLRKLQKELVISGQEHGLRKQRERGPTVMGMEISFD